From Draconibacterium halophilum, one genomic window encodes:
- a CDS encoding WD40/YVTN/BNR-like repeat-containing protein produces MKFLLIPAFILLLFSCTLTPKKQVAVVFSELNTNTEASFRGLHVVDENTVWASGSGGTVFVSNDSGNSWKDVSIQGTEGNDFRSIHAWDDKKAIVFGVAGPEFAYKTIDGGNTWNVVYSDTTSGLFFNSLKFADEKNGLAVSDPVNGKFFVLRTEDAGNTWTVVENLPSVIDGEANFAA; encoded by the coding sequence ATGAAATTTCTTCTGATTCCCGCTTTTATTTTGCTTTTATTTTCTTGCACGCTAACTCCTAAAAAACAAGTCGCTGTTGTTTTTTCAGAACTTAACACTAATACTGAAGCCAGTTTTCGTGGCTTGCATGTAGTTGATGAAAACACTGTTTGGGCCAGTGGTTCGGGAGGAACTGTGTTCGTATCGAATGATAGCGGAAATAGTTGGAAAGATGTTTCGATACAGGGAACTGAAGGAAATGATTTTCGAAGTATTCATGCCTGGGACGACAAAAAGGCGATCGTTTTTGGTGTTGCCGGGCCTGAATTTGCGTATAAAACTATTGATGGCGGAAATACATGGAACGTGGTTTATAGTGACACCACAAGCGGATTGTTTTTTAACTCGCTTAAGTTTGCCGATGAAAAAAATGGATTGGCAGTTAGCGACCCGGTTAACGGGAAGTTTTTTGTGTTACGCACTGAAGATGCCGGAAACACGTGGACTGTTGTGGAAAATCTTCCTTCGGTAATAGACGGAGAAGCAA
- a CDS encoding alpha-L-fucosidase — protein MKRLLLPFFLVLLINISHAQKYQANWESIDSRPIPAWFEDVKFGIFIHWGVYSVPAWAPANADIGVYAKYAEWYGYRINDDSKAGKLFRDYHNEMYGEDFRYQDFAPRFKAQHWDPEQWADLFKRAGAKYVVLTSKHHEGFTLWPSPQSWNWNSVDIGPHRDICGDLSTAVKDAGLHMGFYYSLYEWYNPLYHNNLQKYVDDHMVPQMKDLVTSYEPDILWTDGEWDHPSEDWKSTEFLAWLYNESPVKNQICVNDRWGEETRSKHGGFYTTEYDLVHDGKKETIDKAWEECRGIGTSFGYNQMETVENYMSSEALIHLLIEKVAGGGNLLLDVGPTADGRIPVIQQQRLLDIGTWLETNGEAIYETRKWEDADKNDIANVYFTKKGKDLYVHCTQYPTSDLKIKGVKRKAEVSLLGYEDDVKYKKSRKTITITAPNLTPGNLTNTYAWVFKIENAL, from the coding sequence ATGAAACGACTTCTCTTGCCGTTTTTCTTAGTTCTTCTAATAAATATTTCTCACGCACAGAAATACCAAGCAAACTGGGAATCAATTGATAGCCGACCAATCCCCGCCTGGTTTGAAGATGTTAAATTTGGAATCTTCATTCACTGGGGAGTGTACTCTGTTCCGGCATGGGCACCGGCAAATGCCGATATTGGTGTTTACGCCAAATACGCCGAGTGGTATGGATACAGAATAAACGACGACAGCAAAGCAGGTAAATTATTCCGCGATTACCACAATGAAATGTATGGAGAAGATTTCCGGTATCAGGACTTTGCTCCCCGATTTAAAGCGCAACACTGGGATCCGGAGCAATGGGCTGATTTGTTTAAACGCGCCGGAGCAAAATATGTGGTGCTTACCTCAAAACATCACGAGGGATTTACACTGTGGCCCAGCCCACAAAGCTGGAACTGGAACAGTGTTGATATTGGCCCGCACCGCGATATTTGTGGCGATTTAAGCACTGCGGTTAAAGACGCGGGCTTACACATGGGATTTTACTATTCGCTTTATGAATGGTACAATCCGCTTTACCATAACAATCTGCAAAAATATGTCGACGACCACATGGTACCGCAAATGAAAGATCTGGTTACCAGTTACGAACCCGATATTTTATGGACCGATGGCGAGTGGGATCATCCAAGTGAAGACTGGAAAAGCACCGAGTTTTTGGCCTGGCTTTACAACGAATCGCCGGTAAAAAATCAGATTTGTGTAAACGACCGTTGGGGAGAAGAAACGCGCAGTAAACACGGTGGATTTTATACTACGGAGTACGATTTAGTACACGACGGCAAAAAAGAAACAATTGATAAAGCGTGGGAAGAATGCCGGGGAATTGGTACTTCTTTCGGCTATAATCAAATGGAAACAGTTGAGAACTACATGAGTTCTGAAGCACTGATTCATCTGTTAATTGAAAAAGTTGCAGGCGGAGGTAATCTCCTACTTGATGTTGGCCCAACTGCCGATGGTCGCATACCTGTAATTCAGCAACAACGTTTACTTGATATTGGCACATGGCTTGAGACAAACGGTGAAGCGATTTACGAAACCAGAAAATGGGAAGACGCAGATAAAAACGATATTGCCAATGTGTATTTCACGAAAAAAGGAAAAGACTTATACGTTCATTGTACTCAATATCCCACTTCTGATTTAAAAATAAAAGGTGTAAAAAGAAAAGCAGAGGTTAGTTTGTTGGGGTACGAAGATGATGTAAAATATAAAAAATCACGAAAAACAATTACAATCACAGCTCCGAATCTAACTCCGGGCAACCTGACAAACACTTATGCCTGGGTATTTAAAATTGAGAATGCACTCTAA
- a CDS encoding hexokinase family protein translates to MTKTTEFLRSHKMTAKDVNMKEVVNAFLDEMAKGLAAKESSLLMLPTYIEADGEVKANEPVVAIDAGGTNFRAAKVYFDDNLKLVTENIKKAKMPGVEKELTKTEFFDTFASYLADYKNTSDKLGFCFSYAAEIFPNKDGKLIEWSKEVKAPDVVGEMIGEGLLKAMQTPDKQLVLMNDTVSTLLAGKAARAVKAYDSYIGFILGTGTNTSYIEANKNITKTDGLNMEGSQIINIESGAFSLAPRTDIDIAFDNTTDNPGRYAFEKMFSGGYFGGLCTTALKTAAAEGVFSNPEVFDNLKELTSEEVNNYVHGIASARKVLPGVFTNDSDKMLAAGIIDGLIERAAKLVAANLAAVILQTGKGKTHEKPILMTIEGTTFYKLHNFRRMFEEYLQDFLSGDNQRFYEIVEVENSSLLGAAIAAIVN, encoded by the coding sequence ATGACCAAAACAACTGAATTTTTAAGAAGCCACAAGATGACGGCTAAAGACGTGAATATGAAAGAAGTGGTTAATGCCTTTTTGGATGAAATGGCAAAAGGGCTGGCCGCCAAGGAAAGCTCACTTCTTATGCTTCCAACTTATATTGAAGCCGACGGAGAAGTAAAAGCCAACGAGCCTGTTGTTGCCATCGACGCCGGAGGAACCAATTTCAGAGCTGCTAAAGTTTATTTTGATGACAACCTGAAACTGGTAACCGAAAACATAAAAAAGGCCAAAATGCCAGGCGTGGAAAAAGAACTGACCAAAACTGAGTTCTTCGATACATTTGCCTCGTATCTGGCCGATTACAAAAACACATCAGATAAACTGGGGTTTTGTTTTTCGTATGCTGCCGAAATATTTCCAAATAAAGATGGAAAATTGATTGAGTGGAGCAAAGAAGTAAAAGCGCCTGATGTTGTTGGCGAGATGATTGGCGAGGGACTTTTAAAAGCCATGCAAACACCCGACAAACAGCTGGTTTTGATGAATGATACAGTTTCAACTTTACTGGCAGGCAAAGCCGCAAGAGCGGTTAAAGCTTACGACTCGTATATCGGATTCATCCTCGGTACCGGCACCAACACCAGCTACATTGAAGCCAATAAAAACATCACCAAAACCGATGGGCTAAATATGGAAGGAAGCCAAATTATAAATATCGAATCGGGTGCCTTTAGCCTGGCTCCACGCACTGATATTGATATTGCTTTTGACAATACTACCGATAATCCGGGACGTTATGCGTTTGAAAAAATGTTCTCGGGTGGTTACTTTGGCGGTTTGTGTACAACGGCTTTAAAAACGGCAGCTGCCGAAGGTGTTTTTTCAAATCCTGAAGTTTTTGACAATCTAAAGGAATTAACTTCGGAAGAGGTGAATAATTATGTGCACGGCATTGCCAGTGCCCGGAAAGTATTGCCCGGAGTTTTTACCAACGATTCGGATAAAATGCTTGCTGCCGGGATTATTGACGGACTTATAGAGCGCGCAGCCAAATTGGTTGCTGCAAATTTGGCTGCCGTTATTTTGCAAACAGGGAAAGGCAAAACCCACGAGAAGCCGATTTTAATGACCATTGAAGGAACAACATTCTATAAGCTTCATAATTTCCGGCGTATGTTTGAGGAATACCTGCAGGATTTTCTTTCGGGAGACAACCAACGTTTTTATGAAATAGTAGAAGTGGAGAACTCAAGCTTACTTGGCGCTGCCATTGCCGCTATTGTAAACTAA
- a CDS encoding nucleoside hydrolase translates to MKILIDTDANNELDDQHALAYAFLNMDVFDVVGVTVNNTRNGYGLQGQYDEAERIIHLFDLENEVPLLMGADKNYAEIAPTISDKNFDGKPAVDFIIQEAMKVKDEKLVLVPVGKLTNIALAILKEPRIVDKVRVIWLGGNYPNHGEYNLDNDTTAVNPVIESGVEFEMVTVRYGKPSGTAAVAVTREEIESNMKGKGPVSHHTITGRHGGEFNRFGGYSANLFNEAEMYGNPPTRSLFDMVVLAVLKNEAWGEKVEIPAPKLVGNSWIDKPENKHKIVYWQNFNRDAIVNDLFELMQKSTPKQ, encoded by the coding sequence TGGCTTATGCTTTTCTGAATATGGATGTTTTTGATGTTGTAGGTGTCACGGTTAATAATACCCGAAACGGATACGGATTACAAGGCCAGTATGATGAGGCAGAACGTATTATTCACCTTTTCGATCTTGAAAACGAAGTGCCATTGCTTATGGGAGCCGATAAAAATTATGCCGAAATTGCTCCAACTATTTCTGATAAAAACTTTGACGGAAAACCTGCCGTGGATTTTATTATACAGGAAGCAATGAAAGTTAAGGATGAAAAACTGGTGCTGGTACCGGTTGGCAAATTGACCAATATTGCACTGGCAATTTTAAAAGAGCCTCGTATTGTTGATAAGGTTCGGGTTATTTGGCTGGGCGGAAATTATCCCAATCACGGAGAATATAACCTTGATAACGATACCACTGCTGTAAATCCGGTAATTGAATCGGGAGTTGAATTTGAAATGGTTACGGTGCGTTATGGTAAGCCCAGTGGAACCGCCGCAGTGGCTGTGACTCGCGAGGAAATTGAATCGAATATGAAAGGGAAAGGACCGGTTTCACATCATACAATTACCGGACGGCATGGAGGTGAGTTTAATCGGTTTGGCGGTTATTCGGCCAATCTTTTCAACGAAGCTGAAATGTATGGGAATCCACCAACGCGCTCGTTGTTTGACATGGTTGTGCTTGCCGTTTTGAAAAACGAAGCCTGGGGAGAAAAAGTTGAAATACCTGCCCCAAAGCTTGTTGGAAATAGCTGGATTGATAAACCGGAGAATAAGCACAAAATAGTTTATTGGCAAAACTTTAATCGAGATGCAATTGTAAACGACTTGTTCGAATTGATGCAAAAGTCTACACCAAAACAATAA